GATAGGCATCAACGCCTTCGTCTATGGTCGTCTGAAAAAATCCCTGCGCACCGCCGGTACACCATGCGATGCGTTTGATTTCGCGCGACATATCGCCGACGGCTACGGGCTGCCGCCCCAACGCTGCAGCAATGTGTTGCAACCATTCAGCCAAAGTCTGCGGCGTTTTCAGACGACCTATATTCAACAGGTTCTGTTCGCCGAACCGCCTTTCGACTTCCCAACCCAACTTATCGGCAAGCTGCGCGTTGTTGCCCAACACTGGGTGTGCATCCAGCGGCAGGTGGTAGCCCGCCATATTGATTTGGTGTTGCAATAATGTTTCGATGCGCACTTTTTTCCAGCCCGTAATCGTTACCGGCTCGCTTTTCCAAAACATCCCGTGGTGCACCAAAAGCATATCCGCGCCTTGCTCCGCAGCAAAATCGACCGCCGCCTTGCTTGCCGTTACCGATGTCGCTATTTTGCCGACTTCCACCCTGCCCTCGACCTGCAAACCGTTGGGCGCATAGTCTTTGAACATGCCGACCTGCAACACCTCGTCGCACCACGCCAAAATATCGTTGCGTTTCGCCATATCATTCCTTTCAACACATAGCGGATTGAATTTCACAGGACAAGACGAAACAACGCCATCTCCGTTTCAAGTCAATTCACCGCATTCATACAAAATCGGACGCACATTCTAACCGCAAACCCTGACGCGCCCAATCCCCATACCGTTCAACATGCGCCCGCATTTACACCCCGGCATGAAATATTTTAATATTGCCTGTTTCAAGAGGTCGTCTGAAAGCGTAAAAACCAATGGATTCCATCATCGAACTGCGCCATCTCAAAACCCTGCTGGCACTCGAAGAAACCGGCAGCGTATCCCTTGCCGCCAAGCGCGTGTTCCTGACCCAATCCGCCCTTTCGCACCAAATCCGCGCGCTTGAAAACTATTACGACACCCCCCTGTTTGAGCGCAAATCCACGCCCTTGCGTTTTACACCCGCCGGCGAACGCCTGTTGAGGCTCGCACGCGAACTCCTCCCGCAAGTTTCCGCCGCCGAGCGCGACCTCGCCCGCATCATCGAAGGCGAAGCAGGCGAATTGCGGCTAGCTGTCGAATGCCACACCTGTTTCGACTGGCTCATGCCCGCGATGGGCGAATTCCGCCCCATGTGGCCGCAAGTCGAATTGGACATCGTTTCCGGCTTTCAGGCAGACCCCGTCGGACTCCTGCTGCAACATCGCGCCGATCTCGCCATCGTATCCGAAGCCGAAAAACAAAACGGCATCAGCTTCCGCCCCCTGTTTGCCTACGAAATGGTCGGCATCTGCGCCCAAGACCACCCGCTTGCCGCCAAAACCGTTTGGGAAGCAGAAGACTTCATCGGTGAAACCCTCATCACTTATCCCGTTCCCGACGAAATGCTCGACCTGCCCAAAAAAATATTGTTACCCAAAGGCATCAACCCACCGCGCCGCCGCAGCGAACTGACCATCGCCATCATCCAGCTCGTCGCCAGCAAACGCGGCATCGCCGCCCTGCCCTACTGGACCGTGATGCCCTATCTCGAAAAAGGCTACGTCGTCCACCGCCAAATCACTGCCAACGGTCTGCAAAGCGAACTCTACGCCGCCACGCGCACCGAAGACGCAGACAAAAGCTATCTCGACAACTTCTGCCAAATTGTCCGCGAACGCAGCTTCGCCGACCTCCCCGGCTTAAGCGAACTGACAATGCCCGGACAGGATTGATGTTTTCTTGAAACAGGGTGTCAAGGCATTCACGCACTTCGATTTCAATATCAAAAGGTCGTCTGAAAACCCAAATCTCAGGTTTTCAGACGACCTTTGCCCGACAGACACATATTATAGAGTTATAAAGCAGCCCCATGACCGTTAAACCGCATTAATCCCCACAAACACAGGCTAACCGTTTTCAGACGACCTTTATGTTAGAATAGGTCGTCTGAAACCTAGCAATCCGCAAGGAAACACTATGCAAACCTTAGACCCCGAGCTGCAACAGCGCGCGGCGCATATCAAGCTGCTGATATTGGATGTGGACGGCGTTTTGACCGACGGCCGCATCTTTATCCGCGACAACGGCGAAGAAATCAAATCGTTCCACACGCTGGACGGACACGGCTTGAAGATGCTTCAGGCAAGCGGCGTGCAGACTGCGGTTATCACAGGTCGGGACGCGCCCTCCGTCGGCATCCGCGTCAAACAGTTGGGCATAAATTACTACTTCAAAGGCATTTCGGACAAACGTGCCGCCTATGAAGAATTGCGTGCGAAAGCGGGCGTAGAAGAAGGCGAGTGCGCCTTTGTCGGCGACGACGTGGTCGATTTGCCGGTGATGGTGCGCTGCGGATTGCCGGTTGCCGTGCCTGACGCGCATTGGTTTGCGCTGCAACACGCCGCCTATATTACGAAACATGCGGGCGGCGCAGGCGCGGTGCGCGAAGTGTGCGACCTGATTATGCGCGCGAAAGGTACGCTGGGCGCGGCTTTGAACGAGTACATCAAATGAAAGTAAGATGGCGGTACGGAATCGCATTCCCTTTGGTACTGGCGGTCGCGCTTGGCGGATTGTCGGCATGGTTGGGGCGCATCAGCGAAATCGACATTGAAGAAGTCAAACTCAACCCCAACCAGCCGCAATATACGATGGGCGGCATAGACGGGCGGCGGTTTGACGAACAAGGTCGTCTGAAAGAACATCTGAGCGCAAGAGGGGCGAAACAATTTCCCGAAAGCACCGACGTACATTTCGAGCTGCCGCACCTCGTCTTCTTCCAAGAAGGCAGCCGGCTTTACGACGTCGGCAGCGACGAAGCCGTGTACAACACCCAAACCAAACAACTCCTGTTCAAACACAACGTCGTCCTGACCAAAGCCGCCGATGCCAAGCGGCAGGCGGGCGTCGTCAAAACCGATCTCCTGCACGTCGACACCGAATCGCAATACGCCCAAACCGACACGCCCGTTACCTTCCAATACGGCGAATCGAGCGGCAACGCCGAAGGTCTGACGTATGACCACAAAAAAGGTTTGTTGAACTTCCCATCCAGAGTGAAAGCCACGATTTATGATACAAAAAATATGTAAGGTATGTGTTTTAACCGCATTTTTCGCCACCGCCCCCGCCTACGCCCTGCAAAGCGACAGCAAGCAGCCGATACAGATTGAAGCCGACCAAGGCTCGCTCGACCAAAACAACCAAAGTACCACCTTTACCGGCAACGTCATCATCAAACAAGGCTCGCTCAACATCCGCGCAGGCAGCGTCAACGTCTCCCGCAACGACAAAGGCGAACAGTTCATGAAAGCCAGCGGCTCGCCCGTCCGCTTCAGCCAGACGCTCGACGACAACAAAGGCACGGTTAACGGACAAGCCAACAACGTAACCTACTCCTCCGCCATCAACCTCGTTACCCTGACCGGCAACGCCAAAGTCCAACGCGGCGGCGATGTAGCCGAAGGCGCAGTCATTACCTACAACACTAAAACCGAAGTCTATACCATCAACGGCAGCTCCAAATCAGGTGCCAAATCCGCCGCCAAATCCGGCAGGGTCAGCGTCGTCATCCAGCCGTCCAGCACCCAAAAAACCAAATAACCCGCATCTGACAACACCAAAGGTCGTCTGAAAACCAACATAGCAAGCCCCAAAAACACATTTTCAGACAACCTCCGAACCAAGAGTCATTTATGAGCGAAAACACCAGCCGCCTCGTCGTTCAAAACCTGCAAAAAAGTTTCAAAAAACGCCAAGTCGTCAAAAGCTTCTCCCTCGAAATCGAAAGCGGCGAAGTCATCGGCCTGCTCGGCCCCAACGGTGCAGGCAAAACCACCAGCTTCTACATGATCGTCGGACTCATCGCCGCCGACGCAGGCAGCGTTACCCTCGACGGACAAGAACTGCGCCACCTGCCCATACACGAGCGCGCCCGCTTAGGCGTCGGCTACCTGCCCCAAGAAGCCTCAATTTTCCGCAAAATGACCGTCGAACAAAACATCCGCGCCATTTTAGAAATCAGCACCAAAGACAAAAGCCGCATCGACGGCGAAGTCGAAAAACTGCTTGCTGACCTCAACATCGGCCACCTGCGCCACAACCCCGCCCCCTCCCTGTCCGGCGGCGAACGCCGACGCGTCGAAATCGCCCGCGTACTCGCCATGCAGCCGCGCTTCATCCTCTTGGACGAACCCTTCGCCGGCGTCGACCCCATCGCCGTCATCGACATCCAAAAAATCATCGACTTCCTCAAATCGCGTGGCATCGGCGTACTCATTACCGACCACAACGTACGCGAAACCCTCAGTATCTGCGACAGAGCCTACATCATCAGCGACGGCACCGTCCTCGCCTCCGGCAAGCCGGACGACTTGGTCAACAACGAACAAGTCCGCTCCGTCTATCTCGGCGAAAACTTCAAATACTGATTTCAAATACTGACCATGACAAACCGCACAATCAATTGTGCGGTTTTTTTAAATGACGAAACCACCCAAAGTAAGTTGACGCATGAAGTGTAAAGTGTTGAAATACACATATCGAATAAAAAACAGCGTTCCCCAAAACGCCAAACACACCATAAAACCTTTTCAGACGACCTCTTTGCCATCGAACCAAACCCGAGGACAAATGCCGTCCGAAATATAAAAAACAATCAACATACATTGCACCATGACCTTACTCGGCCTCAAACTCAGGCAGACCCAAC
Above is a window of Neisseria mucosa DNA encoding:
- a CDS encoding Nif3-like dinuclear metal center hexameric protein; amino-acid sequence: MAKRNDILAWCDEVLQVGMFKDYAPNGLQVEGRVEVGKIATSVTASKAAVDFAAEQGADMLLVHHGMFWKSEPVTITGWKKVRIETLLQHQINMAGYHLPLDAHPVLGNNAQLADKLGWEVERRFGEQNLLNIGRLKTPQTLAEWLQHIAAALGRQPVAVGDMSREIKRIAWCTGGAQGFFQTTIDEGVDAYLTGEISEAQFHLANETGVAFVSAGHHATERYGIRALGEAVAQHFELEVCHFDEDNPA
- a CDS encoding LysR family transcriptional regulator; its protein translation is MDSIIELRHLKTLLALEETGSVSLAAKRVFLTQSALSHQIRALENYYDTPLFERKSTPLRFTPAGERLLRLARELLPQVSAAERDLARIIEGEAGELRLAVECHTCFDWLMPAMGEFRPMWPQVELDIVSGFQADPVGLLLQHRADLAIVSEAEKQNGISFRPLFAYEMVGICAQDHPLAAKTVWEAEDFIGETLITYPVPDEMLDLPKKILLPKGINPPRRRSELTIAIIQLVASKRGIAALPYWTVMPYLEKGYVVHRQITANGLQSELYAATRTEDADKSYLDNFCQIVRERSFADLPGLSELTMPGQD
- a CDS encoding phenylphosphate carboxylase subunit delta, with the translated sequence MQTLDPELQQRAAHIKLLILDVDGVLTDGRIFIRDNGEEIKSFHTLDGHGLKMLQASGVQTAVITGRDAPSVGIRVKQLGINYYFKGISDKRAAYEELRAKAGVEEGECAFVGDDVVDLPVMVRCGLPVAVPDAHWFALQHAAYITKHAGGAGAVREVCDLIMRAKGTLGAALNEYIK
- the lptC gene encoding LPS export ABC transporter periplasmic protein LptC — its product is MKVRWRYGIAFPLVLAVALGGLSAWLGRISEIDIEEVKLNPNQPQYTMGGIDGRRFDEQGRLKEHLSARGAKQFPESTDVHFELPHLVFFQEGSRLYDVGSDEAVYNTQTKQLLFKHNVVLTKAADAKRQAGVVKTDLLHVDTESQYAQTDTPVTFQYGESSGNAEGLTYDHKKGLLNFPSRVKATIYDTKNM
- the lptA gene encoding lipopolysaccharide transport periplasmic protein LptA, coding for MIQKICKVCVLTAFFATAPAYALQSDSKQPIQIEADQGSLDQNNQSTTFTGNVIIKQGSLNIRAGSVNVSRNDKGEQFMKASGSPVRFSQTLDDNKGTVNGQANNVTYSSAINLVTLTGNAKVQRGGDVAEGAVITYNTKTEVYTINGSSKSGAKSAAKSGRVSVVIQPSSTQKTK
- the lptB gene encoding LPS export ABC transporter ATP-binding protein codes for the protein MSENTSRLVVQNLQKSFKKRQVVKSFSLEIESGEVIGLLGPNGAGKTTSFYMIVGLIAADAGSVTLDGQELRHLPIHERARLGVGYLPQEASIFRKMTVEQNIRAILEISTKDKSRIDGEVEKLLADLNIGHLRHNPAPSLSGGERRRVEIARVLAMQPRFILLDEPFAGVDPIAVIDIQKIIDFLKSRGIGVLITDHNVRETLSICDRAYIISDGTVLASGKPDDLVNNEQVRSVYLGENFKY